AAATAAATATTTCTGAAAATCTAATCAAACAATTTTTTGATATTTATGCTAAGGCTTTGCACAATCAAATAAAAACATTTTTCGAAAATACCCGCATTGCCTACAACTTATGGATAAATCTAACAGAATATGCGCTTAACCTATCTACTGCTAAAATGTCTAAAATAGATTATGTAAAACGATATATTGACCAAAATTACTATAAAAATGAATTAAACTTAGACCTTATAGCCGATGATATCGGCATTTCTAAATATTATATGTGCAAGGAATTTCACAAAAAATACGGTATCTCACCCGGCAAATATCTACGCGAAATACGCATTAGTAATGCTTGTCGCCTTTTGACAACTAACGATAATTACACATTGCAAAAAATCGCTCAATCTGTAGGCTATTCAAACGACAATTACTTCGGCAAAGTATTCAAAACAGAAAAAGGCATCAGTCCCGCTAGATACAAAAAACAATCCACAAAATACGATTTAATTCGCACTGTATATGAAACTGTTAAATAATGTAACTATATCAAATGTTTTTACTATATGCACAATTTTAATTAAAGCTATTGTCTAAAAATTAAATTAGGCGTATAATAATAGCGACATATAGTATTTATAAACCACTAGGGGAACCGCAAGGTTGAGAAGTTAAAACTGACCCTTAGAACCTGATATGGCTAATACCAGCGTAGGGAAGTGGCAAACGGAAATCATAGCCGATTTGCAACTTTGCAAATCGGCTTTTTTACATAATTTTTTAGGAGGATTTAACATATGACAATGACTCAAATGCAAGCTGCTAGAGCTGGCAAAATCACTGATGAAATGAAAATCGTAGCTCAAGAAGAAAAAATGGATATAAATGTTCTCAAAGAACGCGTTGCAAACGGTACAATTGCTATTTGTGCTAATATCAATCATAAAAATCTTCATCCATACGGTGTAGGCGAAGGATTATGTACTAAAGTCAATGCTAATATCGGTACTTCTAGTGCTTTTCCAGACCCAGAACCAGAAATAGAAAAACTCAATATCGCTATTGCTGCTGGTGCTCATTCCGTAATGGATTTAAGCACAGGTAATAATATCGATGCATCTCGCCATGCAATTTTAGAACATTCCACTGTTATGGTTGGCACTGTACCAATTTATCAAGCTACTGTTACAGCTATAAAAGAACGCGGTGCTGTCGTTAAAATGACAGAAGATGATTTACTTCATACTATTGAAAAACAAGCCAAGGATGGCGCAGATTTTATGACAATTCATTGTGGTGTAACTATGGATGTTATAAATCGCATGCGCGCTGAAGGCCGTTATATGGACGTTGTAAGTCGTGGCGGTTCCTTCATAACTGGCTGGATGCTTTACAATGAAAAAAATAATCCACTTTATGAACGCTATGATGATATCTTAGATATCTGTGCAAAATACGATGTAACCATGAGTCTTGGTGATGGTCTTCGCCCTGGTTGCTTAGCAGATGCAACTGACCACGCTCAAATTCAAGAACTCTTAAATTTAGGCGGACTTGTTAAACGCGCTTGGGATAGAGGCGTACAAGTAATGGTTGAAGGTCCAGGTCATGTACCATTTGACCAGATTGCTACTAATATGAAATTACAAAAAAGTCTTTGTCATAATGCTCCATTTTATGTACTTGGCCCACTCGTTACTGATGTTGCTCCAGGTTATGACCATATTACAGCAGCTATCGGCGGAACTATGGCAGCAGTTAACGGTGCAGACTTTTTATGCTATGTAACACCTGCTGAGCATCTCGCTTTACCAAATAACCAAGATGTTAAAGACGGCGTAATCGTAACACGCATTGCAGCTCATGCAGCTGATATCGTAAAAGGCGTACCTGGTGCTAGAGAATGGGATTTAAACATGGCAAAAGCTCGCAAACAACTCGATTGGGAAGCTCAGATGAAGCTTGCCATTGACCCACAGACAGCACGCGAAAAACGCGCTTCTCGCAATCCTGAAGGTACAACAGCTTGCTCCATGTGCGGTGATTATTGCGCTGTAGAAATCGTCAATAAATATCTCGGTGCTACTATTGAACATTGTTAATTAAGTCTTCTATTTTCAAATCACATATCAAAAAAAGGAAGTACAAAATTGTACTTCCTTTTTATTTTATAAATACGCCAAACTCAAAGGCATCTTATAATTCTTTTTCATCTTTTATATCATCAATATCTATCTAAATTTTATCAGCTAATTCTATAGCTTTTTTACAACCATCAGTTTTATTTATATCGCCTATATTTAAAACGCCTGGAATTAAAACTTCTCCTACCATCTTCCATTTTAAAAGAGCAGCTGAACGTTCGATAGGAATTCTAACGCCATCGAGAACAGACATATCTTCTTCTTCGCAACAAGCAATTATAGCACATTCTTTGCCAGCTATATCTTTTCCTGCTACGCAGAATGAAAACATCTTATCAACTACAGCTTTTATTTGAGCTGGAATACTATACCAATATACCGGCATAGAAAAAACTACTGTATCAGCTTCTAAAATATCCGGAGCAATCATATTGAAATCATCATCATAAGAACATGCTTTTCCCGTTTTAAAACAAGTTTCACAAGCATGACAGCCACCCACATTTTTCATAGCAGCATCAAAGCGTGTTACTTCATGTCCCTTTTTTTCTAAAGCTTCAATAAAAGCTTGTGTCATAGCAAAACTATTGCCATTTTTGCGTGGGCTACCTGTAATCACAACAATTTTCTTACTCATAATAATTCCTCCCAACAAATACACACAATATTTTTAAAATTATTTTTAAGAATTGTAGTAAATTGACTTTATTTTTATTTGTTACTACAATTATAGCAATAATATAACCTTTAACAAGTACGCACATTAAAGTATAATACTTACCTAAAGGAGAGTGTAATTATGAATAATCGCTGTATTTCTCAAGAAAATCTCAATGAAACAGGCTTTAGCTATACCTTATCATTAATCAATGGCAAATATAAAATGACAATTTTATACACACTTATGGAATTTGGCGTCGTTCGTTTTAATGAAATGAAAAGATATATAGGCAATATCTCCTACAAAACTTTGAGCGTTTCTCTAAAAGAATTAGAAGCAGATAAATTAATTCACCGCAAAGAATATCCGCAAATTCCGCCAAAAGTTGAATACAGTTTAACAAAACGCGGTAAATCATTAATCCCTATCTTGGATATGATGTGCGAGTGGGGCGACAATAATCGCATATAATTATAAACTCGCTCCTAAGGCATACGCCTTATTAGGAAAATCTGTTTTTTCTATTTGTTCTCTAGTCAAACAACCAGGAGCTAAAACCCTTCCTACATCATCCCATTCCATATACCTAACTAAAGTATTATAATGGTCAGTTATTGCCATCATCGTTAAATCAGTATTACTACCTGCCGTCACTAGTAATACTGATTTTTTATGATGTAATCTACCTGTACGCGAATAAAAACGGTCAACTATCGTCTTTATCTGTGCTGTCATCGCGAAAAAATATACAGGTGTAGCTAAAACAATTAAATCAGCTTGCAATAATTGTGGCATCAATTTTTGCTGAATTGCATCATTTTGTATGCAATCGCCATCCATACCGCACCTATCACAGCCAAGACACGGATGAATATCTTCAAACGCTGCATTAAAACGATAAACTGTGTGTCCTACACTTTGAGCTCCTTCTATAAATCTATCTGCTAAAAGTGCTGATGTACCTTCCTTATGCGGGCTACCTGTTACTACTACTATTTTCATTTTTATTTCTCCTCATATACAAAAAATCATATATTAACGCCCATTTGATAAGCTTGATTAGGAAAATCGCTACGTTCTATAGCTGAACGATATCCGCATCCAATAGCTAAAACTTTTCCTATATCTTGCCACTTCATATACTGTACTAATGATTCATAATGCTTTACAAGTGAACTCATCGTCCAATCCGCACTATTCCATGCAGTAGCCATTAAGATTGATTTTTTATTTTGTAATTTTTCAATACGCGCATAAAAACGGTCAATTACAGTTTTTATCTGCGTTGACATCCCATAGTAATACAATGGTGTAATAAGTACAATGAGGTCAGCTTCTAATAAATGTGGCATTAAATCTTTTTCAATAGTATCACCTTGAATACAAGCTCCATCTCTACCGCAGCGATTACAACCAAGACATGGATGTGTATCTTCAAAAGCCGCATTAAAACGGTAAACCGTATGTCCTACACTTTGCGCCCCTTCTATAAATCTATCTGCTAAAAGTGCTGATGTACCATTTCGATGTGGACTTCCCGTTATTACAACAATTTTCATATTTTCACCTTCAATATTAGTAGCAGCCTTAGCATTATCCGTATTTTCTCCCGGTAACATAGATAAGCCACAACCACTTAAAAATAAAGTAAATATACCAGCTCCACTAAATTTGATAAATTCTCTCCTATTCATCATTATCTTCCTCATTTTATTTCTTCAAGCTTTTCTACAGTGATATTACCAGATAAATTTTTAATCAAATCTTTACCCGATACAGCATATCCCAATTCATATAAATCATTATTAGGATTTGCTTTATCATAAAACATCACTACATTTCCCCATGGTCTGTAATAAGCCAATGTTCCCATATCTACATTTGACGGATGTGGGGTATTTTTTACATCTAAACTACCACTTGGATAAAAAATTTTTTCATTATTACTAAAATTCTCTATCTTAATATTAATAGGAAGTTGATTGTATAAATCTTGTGCCGCTTGACTATCATTTAAAACAAATACAATAGTATCGCCTTGTTCGCTAATCACTTTAAACCGTTTATCTACTTTAACATCATCTTTTTTATTTTCATCTTTTAAATTTGAAACATCTTCCTCTACTTTTATATTATCTTTTGTAGCTATATCCGCCTCATTAACTTGAGCACTACACGCTGTTAAAGAAAAAATCAAGCATGATAAAAATACCAATATTATCCATTTTTTCATCAATCTACACCGCTTTTTATTTTCATTTCTTTACTCATCTTACAAAGATTTATCTTTATAAATAAACGCTTAATGCTATAACCCACCATAGTGCCAAAACTCATTATAGCTATATAATCAATTAAACACCCTGATAAAGATTGATTTATATTAAAAAAGACAAAACCTTGTTGTAAAAATAAATAAGATATTATATTCTGCCTTACAAATGCAAATACACCATAACAAGCCAATAAAATTCCAGCAAAACGAATTATTTCTTTATACATATCATTTAATTTAATTGCATTTACTATAGGAGTTAAATTTGTACCTAAATGTAAAGACAATAATACAAAACACCAATATGCAGTCAATAAATGCAACAATCTAGCCATTTCTATACTATTCGCTGTTTTTATAAAATTTGGCGTATACGTAGCAAAAATCATTCCACTGATTATAAGCCCAATCATCATAACAAATATCAAAAAATTAAGCCCTATAAAAAATATCCTCATCCCAGAATATTTTCCTTTAAATACACTAAAAAACCATTTGCGATTTAAAATAATATGCACTATAAACAATATAAAAAATACTGTTCCTACTATTTCATGATTATCAATGCCGATTAGTAAATATGCCATGGATAAAAGCAAGGTTACTATCAGCATACCATCTACAATGACTTTAAAATTCAAATTACGCATTTTATACTCTTCCTTTCTCCATGACATATCTAGATAAAACTTATTTACAAACAGCACTAATACAGCCAATTGCATTTAAAGTACGTGGAAAACCGATAAATGGCAAACACTGAGTAGCTGCTTCAATGAGCATTTCTTTTGTATTGCCTACACTGATATTTGCACTAGCATGTGCTTTAGCCTGTGGTTCACATCCACCCAAACAAATGATTGCACTAAAAGTGATGAGTTCACGCATTTTTAAATCTAAAGTGCCTCTCGTATAATAATCACCAAAACAATATGCTGATAAATAATCTTGAATATGCTTTAATTCTTCTGGTGCATTTTCTCTCATTGTATTGATATTTTCTTTTCCAAAAATACTTTGTTGTACAGTAAGTCCTTTAATAAAACGAGTTGCTTCATCAACTGTAGCTTGATTTTCAAGTGGAAATTTTATATTTTGCTGCACGAATACTTCATTTACTTCATCTAATGCAGCCTGTACTCTTGAAATTCCTATATACGGCGCACACTGATACAAAGTTTCCGTTATTTCTTCTGGTTTTACCTCTAAATTCAAAGCTGCTTTTGTATATTTAATAAGCGGTTTTAAAGTTTGCACTGTTGTAAGTACTGTTAAAATAATCAATACCTTTTGTTTATCAGTGAGTATATTACGAGATAAATTATCGCCATAAACGAAATTTTTAATTATCTCTTTAAATTCACTATCTTTACCATCATCACAACAATTTTCTTGATTAAACCATTTTTTATTTATCACTTCTGCTTTTTCTTCTCTATTCATGAAACATACCTTCTTTAAAATTTTCTTTTTATTAAATTTACACCATTAAGTTTACTTAAAGTCAATACTTAAAAATTTATTTACCTGTAAGCTTTTCTTGTTCTTCTGGATATCTTGCTCCTACAATTTCAATAGAATTTAATTTTTCTCTAATCTGCATCAATTCTTCTGTAGTAAATTTAACCTTAACACTGCCAAGATTTTCTTGTACTCGCGTTATCTTCTTTGTTCCTGGAATTGGTACAATCCACGGTTTTTGCGCTAAAAGCCATGCTAGAGCAATCTGTGCAGGTGTTACATTTTTATCTTTTGCTAAAATTTGTACATATTCAACAAGTTTCATATTCTGCTGTAAATTTTCCGAATTAAAACGGGGTATTTGACTTCTAAAATCACTCTTATCAAAATGGGTATCTTTATTAAAACGACCTGTAAGTACAGCTTTTCCCAAAGGGCTAAATGGCACAAAACCAATTTTCAGCTCTTCCAATGTAGGCAATAATTCTTTTTCTACATTGCGATACCACATAGAATATTCACTTTGTACAGCTGTGAGTGGATATACAGCATGTGCCTTGCGAACAGTTGCCGCACTCGCTTCTGAAAGTCCCCAATGAAGTACTTTGCCTTCTTTGACTAAATCTTTAATCGTTTCAGCTACTTCTTCAATCGGTGTATCAGGGTCAACACGATGTTGATAATATAAATCAATATGGTCTGTTTTAAGTCGCTTTAATGAGCCTTCAATAGCTCTGCGAATTACCTTTGGATTGCTTGATAATGCAATCGGTCTTCCTGCTTCATCTAATTTATTATTTTCAATATCATAACCAAATTTTGTCGCGATGATAACTTTATCTCGATATGGTGCTAAAGCTTCACCTAAAAGTTCTTCATTCGTATAAGGACCATAAACCTCTGCTGTATCAAAAAAATTTACACCTAATTCCACTGCTTGACGAATTACATTTATCGCTTCTTCTTTAGGTAAATACGGTGGATAACTTTGTGTAAATCCCATACAACCAAGACCAATAGCTGATACTTTAAGACCATTTCTTCCTAAAACTCTCATTTCCATTATAAAATACACTCCTATCAATATTTATTATTGTTCAAAATGAATATTATGCAGACGATATACTTCCTCAAGACTCGTTATATTCAAAATTAAACTTTGCTTTCTATCCATATCTTCAATACATTTCATCTCTTCATTAGATAAAATAAAATCATCTATTTCCCAGTTTTCTTTTAAACGTTCTTCATGTATTGATTTAGGGATTGATATGATATCCTTTTGTCTTAACCAACGCAAAATGACCTGTGCTGATGTTTTACCATATTTTTTACCGATATTTACTAAGAGTTCATTTTTAAATATATTATCTCTGCCTTCAGCAAAAGGTGCCCAAGCCATTGGCTTTATATCATATTTTTTCATTATTTCACACAATTTTTTTTGCTGACAAAATGGATGTAATTCAATCTGATTGATTGCTGGTACAATCTTATGACTCAAAATCAAATCAATTAATCTATCCTCTAAGAAATTACATACACCGATTGCCTTTATTTTCCCAGCTTCATATAATTCTTCCATAGCTTGCCAACTTCCATGATAATCACCATATGGCATATGCACTAAATACAAGTCCAAATAATCCGTTTTTAAATTCTCTAACGTTTTAGCAAAAGATTTTTTCGTTTTTTCATATCCTGCATCTTGTATCCATACTTTAGAAGAAATAAATATATCTCTTCTAGCAATACCACTTTTTTCTATAGCTTTACCTACAGCTTTTTCATTTCCATAACAAGCTGCCGTATCAATCATACGATAGCCAATCTTTAAAGCTTGTGATACAGCCTGTTCACATATATCTTCATTCGTTATCTGAAAAACACCCATTCCTTCTATGGGCATCTTAATTCCATTATTTAACTGTACCATTTTCATTTAAATCACCTTTTACTTTTTATACTCTTATTTATTTCATAACGAAGATAATCCAATCGATCTAATTGTTTTTCACGAAAATGAATTCTATCCAATATAGCATCTCTTTTTTCATTAAGCATATCTAATTGTTTTTTATCTGTGTCTTTATCATTTAATAAAAGGCGCATATAAATTTCTATTTCCTCCGAATTAAAACCCACATCGTGTAATGTCATAATTAAACTGAGTTTTTCTAAATCACTATCATCATATTGCCATTTGCCCATTACCTTTTTTACAGCACTACACAATCCCCAACGCTCATATTCATCCAAAATTCTAATTGGTATATTAAAATGTTTGCTTGCTTCTTGTTTTGTCATAATATGTTCTGTCATATTACCTTCCCCTGTATTAAAAATTAATCAATATTAATTAATTTATATTTATTATTACCCATTTTTAATTCACTCATAGCCGAAAGTTGGCGTAACCCTTTACGCGACTCAATACGTTCTACTAAATCATGACGATATTTCTCTGGTTGTGCATATACTAAATCAACAGAAGCTTGGTCTATTGCCAATAAATCCGTAGAAGCCAATATACCAATATCTGGAATTGTCGGTTCTTCTGCATTTATACCTACACAATCACAATCAACAGACATTCGACGCATAACATTGATATATACAATATGCTTACCAAAATAATCAATTATTCCTTTAGCCGAGTCTGCCATATTTTCCATAAATCGTTCTTCACCAGGCCATTCATCACTTGTTTTTGGTAAAATCTGTCCTATACCATGTACCATACGTTTTCCAACTTGTCCATCAGCACAGCCAATAGCCAAATTTTTCATAGAACCACCAAAACCTCCTCTTGGATGACCTTTAAAATGTGTAAGCACTACCATAGAATCATAATTCAACATATTTTTTCCTACAGATATTTCTTTTAAATGTTTACCACCACGCACAGGAAGCATTGCAGTTCCATTTTCATCCATAATATCTACTGGGCAAAATGTCCAACCATTCACTTTAAGTGTTTCTCGATGTTTTTCTGTAGTATCTCTATCTCCTACATAAAGCGTATTCGTTTCTACTATATTACTATTTGGTATATGTGCTTGAAATGCTTTAACCATATCACGAGGTAAAATATTAGGTCCGTGCTGTTCACCTGTATGAAGTTTTATCGCAACTTTACCATAAATACTTTCATTAATTAAATCATATAAATTTATTAAATGTTCAACATCAATGTATTTTGTAAAATAAACCTTAGCATAAGAACCATTTATATTTTTTAAATTAGTAAAATCTTTACTACCAATTACAGGAGCTTGAGCAAATGCTGGAGTAAAATTTATAAACGGAGATATTGCTAATCCCATAGCAACACCACTTGCCATCTTAAAAAAATTTCGTCTTGTAAAATTTTGCATAAATAAATCAACCCCTTTTTCACTGTTTTTTAACGTAGTAAACACTAATTTCTTAATTAATTTACTACAAACTAAAAAAATAGGTGTTATCTTCTAACACCTATTTTAGTATAAAGATTTTATTATATCTAATACCTATATTCTATTATAAGAAATGCTTAATTTGTATTTTTAACAAAGTTTATAAATCTTTCTGTTGTTCTAGAAAGCATATTATTTCGCTTCCAAACTAAAACTGCTCCTGTTTCTAAAGATGGCTTAAGTGGAATAAGACATAAATCTTCATAAATATTGCCTAAATTAAAACCTAATACGATACCAACTTTATTTTTTACCATATTTGCTGCATTTAAAATC
The window above is part of the Megamonas hypermegale genome. Proteins encoded here:
- a CDS encoding AraC family transcriptional regulator — its product is MPISLPHQSIGFDFASDLSLPTLKGIGLQYVDTHNYFWDNCTRKDNICLIQYTLKGEGTIKIDNIFYTLKPNDAFLIDIPSNSQYYLPKHSSFWEFIYLEFSYECLPFMRKIYQNNGPVLKINISENLIKQFFDIYAKALHNQIKTFFENTRIAYNLWINLTEYALNLSTAKMSKIDYVKRYIDQNYYKNELNLDLIADDIGISKYYMCKEFHKKYGISPGKYLREIRISNACRLLTTNDNYTLQKIAQSVGYSNDNYFGKVFKTEKGISPARYKKQSTKYDLIRTVYETVK
- the thiC gene encoding phosphomethylpyrimidine synthase ThiC translates to MTMTQMQAARAGKITDEMKIVAQEEKMDINVLKERVANGTIAICANINHKNLHPYGVGEGLCTKVNANIGTSSAFPDPEPEIEKLNIAIAAGAHSVMDLSTGNNIDASRHAILEHSTVMVGTVPIYQATVTAIKERGAVVKMTEDDLLHTIEKQAKDGADFMTIHCGVTMDVINRMRAEGRYMDVVSRGGSFITGWMLYNEKNNPLYERYDDILDICAKYDVTMSLGDGLRPGCLADATDHAQIQELLNLGGLVKRAWDRGVQVMVEGPGHVPFDQIATNMKLQKSLCHNAPFYVLGPLVTDVAPGYDHITAAIGGTMAAVNGADFLCYVTPAEHLALPNNQDVKDGVIVTRIAAHAADIVKGVPGAREWDLNMAKARKQLDWEAQMKLAIDPQTAREKRASRNPEGTTACSMCGDYCAVEIVNKYLGATIEHC
- a CDS encoding flavodoxin family protein, which codes for MSKKIVVITGSPRKNGNSFAMTQAFIEALEKKGHEVTRFDAAMKNVGGCHACETCFKTGKACSYDDDFNMIAPDILEADTVVFSMPVYWYSIPAQIKAVVDKMFSFCVAGKDIAGKECAIIACCEEEDMSVLDGVRIPIERSAALLKWKMVGEVLIPGVLNIGDINKTDGCKKAIELADKI
- a CDS encoding winged helix-turn-helix transcriptional regulator, whose translation is MNNRCISQENLNETGFSYTLSLINGKYKMTILYTLMEFGVVRFNEMKRYIGNISYKTLSVSLKELEADKLIHRKEYPQIPPKVEYSLTKRGKSLIPILDMMCEWGDNNRI
- a CDS encoding flavodoxin family protein; the protein is MKIVVVTGSPHKEGTSALLADRFIEGAQSVGHTVYRFNAAFEDIHPCLGCDRCGMDGDCIQNDAIQQKLMPQLLQADLIVLATPVYFFAMTAQIKTIVDRFYSRTGRLHHKKSVLLVTAGSNTDLTMMAITDHYNTLVRYMEWDDVGRVLAPGCLTREQIEKTDFPNKAYALGASL
- a CDS encoding flavodoxin family protein encodes the protein MMNRREFIKFSGAGIFTLFLSGCGLSMLPGENTDNAKAATNIEGENMKIVVITGSPHRNGTSALLADRFIEGAQSVGHTVYRFNAAFEDTHPCLGCNRCGRDGACIQGDTIEKDLMPHLLEADLIVLITPLYYYGMSTQIKTVIDRFYARIEKLQNKKSILMATAWNSADWTMSSLVKHYESLVQYMKWQDIGKVLAIGCGYRSAIERSDFPNQAYQMGVNI
- a CDS encoding cyclophilin-like fold protein, whose translation is MKKWIILVFLSCLIFSLTACSAQVNEADIATKDNIKVEEDVSNLKDENKKDDVKVDKRFKVISEQGDTIVFVLNDSQAAQDLYNQLPINIKIENFSNNEKIFYPSGSLDVKNTPHPSNVDMGTLAYYRPWGNVVMFYDKANPNNDLYELGYAVSGKDLIKNLSGNITVEKLEEIK
- a CDS encoding cytochrome b/b6 domain-containing protein, whose amino-acid sequence is MRNLNFKVIVDGMLIVTLLLSMAYLLIGIDNHEIVGTVFFILFIVHIILNRKWFFSVFKGKYSGMRIFFIGLNFLIFVMMIGLIISGMIFATYTPNFIKTANSIEMARLLHLLTAYWCFVLLSLHLGTNLTPIVNAIKLNDMYKEIIRFAGILLACYGVFAFVRQNIISYLFLQQGFVFFNINQSLSGCLIDYIAIMSFGTMVGYSIKRLFIKINLCKMSKEMKIKSGVD
- a CDS encoding carboxymuconolactone decarboxylase family protein; protein product: MNREEKAEVINKKWFNQENCCDDGKDSEFKEIIKNFVYGDNLSRNILTDKQKVLIILTVLTTVQTLKPLIKYTKAALNLEVKPEEITETLYQCAPYIGISRVQAALDEVNEVFVQQNIKFPLENQATVDEATRFIKGLTVQQSIFGKENINTMRENAPEELKHIQDYLSAYCFGDYYTRGTLDLKMRELITFSAIICLGGCEPQAKAHASANISVGNTKEMLIEAATQCLPFIGFPRTLNAIGCISAVCK
- a CDS encoding aldo/keto reductase; its protein translation is MEMRVLGRNGLKVSAIGLGCMGFTQSYPPYLPKEEAINVIRQAVELGVNFFDTAEVYGPYTNEELLGEALAPYRDKVIIATKFGYDIENNKLDEAGRPIALSSNPKVIRRAIEGSLKRLKTDHIDLYYQHRVDPDTPIEEVAETIKDLVKEGKVLHWGLSEASAATVRKAHAVYPLTAVQSEYSMWYRNVEKELLPTLEELKIGFVPFSPLGKAVLTGRFNKDTHFDKSDFRSQIPRFNSENLQQNMKLVEYVQILAKDKNVTPAQIALAWLLAQKPWIVPIPGTKKITRVQENLGSVKVKFTTEELMQIREKLNSIEIVGARYPEEQEKLTGK
- a CDS encoding aldo/keto reductase; amino-acid sequence: MKMVQLNNGIKMPIEGMGVFQITNEDICEQAVSQALKIGYRMIDTAACYGNEKAVGKAIEKSGIARRDIFISSKVWIQDAGYEKTKKSFAKTLENLKTDYLDLYLVHMPYGDYHGSWQAMEELYEAGKIKAIGVCNFLEDRLIDLILSHKIVPAINQIELHPFCQQKKLCEIMKKYDIKPMAWAPFAEGRDNIFKNELLVNIGKKYGKTSAQVILRWLRQKDIISIPKSIHEERLKENWEIDDFILSNEEMKCIEDMDRKQSLILNITSLEEVYRLHNIHFEQ
- a CDS encoding MerR family transcriptional regulator — encoded protein: MTEHIMTKQEASKHFNIPIRILDEYERWGLCSAVKKVMGKWQYDDSDLEKLSLIMTLHDVGFNSEEIEIYMRLLLNDKDTDKKQLDMLNEKRDAILDRIHFREKQLDRLDYLRYEINKSIKSKR
- a CDS encoding DUF362 domain-containing protein — encoded protein: MQNFTRRNFFKMASGVAMGLAISPFINFTPAFAQAPVIGSKDFTNLKNINGSYAKVYFTKYIDVEHLINLYDLINESIYGKVAIKLHTGEQHGPNILPRDMVKAFQAHIPNSNIVETNTLYVGDRDTTEKHRETLKVNGWTFCPVDIMDENGTAMLPVRGGKHLKEISVGKNMLNYDSMVVLTHFKGHPRGGFGGSMKNLAIGCADGQVGKRMVHGIGQILPKTSDEWPGEERFMENMADSAKGIIDYFGKHIVYINVMRRMSVDCDCVGINAEEPTIPDIGILASTDLLAIDQASVDLVYAQPEKYRHDLVERIESRKGLRQLSAMSELKMGNNKYKLINID